Below is a genomic region from Clostridia bacterium.
TAGACGTTGGTGTCCAAAACCACCTTAACCACTTCGGCTTTCACTTCGCTCCGCATGGATCGCGTCTTCTACTTCCTCTTCGCCTTTGAGACCTAATTCCCGGACGGTTTGCCTGCCCCACTCCCTGATTTGCTGCCACCGCTTCTCGCGCTCGATGTACTGCCTGATGGCCTCCCGCGCAAATTCCGCCTTGGTCTTGGCTTCGTGCCTGGCCATGGCCTCAAGCTCATTGTATAAGGGAGCCGGAATTGAGATATTGAGTATTCTCCTCCCTGTCTTCTCCACCTGGCAGCCCTCCGTAACAAAAGAGGTTACACCTACATAATATCGCGCCGGAGGAAGGAGTCAAGCCGTCGGGCGGCTGAGTTATCCCCAGTTCGTCCCGGGGCAGTGCTGGTTTCCCCTTCGTACCGGTCGCTTAGCCGACCAAACTAGGGTTCGAGCTTCGCGCTCCGGCGGGCACACCGCTTAGGCGCCGTCCATGGCGCCAGCGCGGCTTCGGCCATCCGTGGCCTCCGGCCCGCCTCCACGCTCGCTCTCACCGAGTTCGGTACCCGGCACGCTTCAGGTACTCGGGCAAAACCAGCACTGCCCTCGAAGAAGTGGGATCCGTCAGGTCGGGCGGGCCGGGACGTTAGCGCCGGCAGCG
It encodes:
- a CDS encoding ribbon-helix-helix protein, CopG family, with product MEKTGRRILNISIPAPLYNELEAMARHEAKTKAEFAREAIRQYIEREKRWQQIREWGRQTVRELGLKGEEEVEDAIHAERSESRSG